The Sporosarcina luteola genome contains a region encoding:
- the atpG gene encoding ATP synthase F1 subunit gamma, with amino-acid sequence MVSLRDIENRIKSTKKTSQITKAMQLVSASKLTRAEMNAKAFVPYMDKIEEVVGAIASATSDSGHPMLVNRPVKKTGYIVVSSDRGLVGGYNANIFRTARRAIEQRHASKDDVKIVAIGRKGLEFFERLGYEVVESLVGVSDHPSFDEIKAIANRAVGMFTEGEFDEVYLYYSHFVSAISSEVTEKKLLPLTDLSSASALTSYEFEPSAEAILETLLPQYAESLIYGAVLDGKASEHASSMTAMKTATDNAGELIDSLSLQFNRARQAAITQEITEIVGGVAALE; translated from the coding sequence GTGGTATCATTACGCGATATTGAAAACCGTATTAAATCGACAAAGAAGACGAGTCAGATTACGAAAGCGATGCAATTAGTATCGGCTTCCAAATTGACCCGTGCGGAAATGAATGCAAAAGCGTTCGTTCCTTACATGGATAAAATCGAGGAAGTGGTCGGCGCCATCGCAAGCGCGACGAGCGACTCCGGGCATCCAATGCTCGTGAACCGTCCAGTGAAGAAGACAGGTTATATTGTCGTGTCTTCCGACCGCGGTCTCGTAGGAGGCTACAATGCCAACATCTTCCGTACAGCAAGACGTGCGATCGAGCAACGCCATGCTTCGAAGGATGACGTGAAAATCGTCGCCATCGGACGCAAGGGGCTTGAGTTTTTCGAGCGTCTCGGATACGAAGTCGTTGAAAGCCTTGTCGGCGTATCGGACCACCCTTCTTTCGATGAAATAAAAGCAATCGCGAATCGAGCTGTTGGCATGTTCACAGAAGGCGAATTCGATGAAGTGTATTTGTATTACAGCCACTTCGTCTCCGCCATCTCCAGTGAAGTGACGGAAAAGAAATTGCTTCCGCTCACGGACCTTTCATCAGCGTCAGCATTGACTTCGTATGAGTTTGAGCCTTCCGCGGAAGCGATTCTTGAAACGCTTCTTCCGCAATACGCGGAAAGCCTCATCTACGGAGCAGTGCTTGATGGAAAAGCGAGCGAACATGCTTCCAGTATGACAGCGATGAAGACTGCTACGGATAATGCAGGCGAGTTGATCGATTCATTGAGTCTTCAATTCAACCGTGCACGCCAAGCAGCAATTACGCAAGAAATCACAGAAATTGTCGGCGGAGTTGCCGCTCTTGAATAA
- the atpD gene encoding F0F1 ATP synthase subunit beta, translating to MSNGQILQVMGPVVDVKFENGQLPEIYNALKVQIQRPNEQPETLTLEVALHLGDDSVRTIAMSSTDGLQRGAAVTDTGAAISVPVGDVTLGRVFNVLGEIIDLGEEVPASERRDPIHRLAPQFEDLSTNVEILETGIKVVDLLAPYIKGGKIGLFGGAGVGKTVLIQELINNIAQEHGGISVFAGVGERTREGNDLFYEMTDSGVITKTAMVFGQMNEPPGARMRVALTGLTMAEYFRDEQGADVLLFIDNIFRFTQAGSEVSALLGRMPSAVGYQPTLATEMGQLQERITSTNVGSVTSIQAIYVPADDYTDPAPATTFAHLDATTNLERKLSEMGIYPAVDPLASTSRALSPDIVGEEHYEVARQVQSTLQRYRELQDIIAILGMDELSEDDKLVVGRARRIQFFLSQNFHVAEQFTGQKGSYVPVAETVQGFKEILEGRYDHLPEDAFRLVGRIEEVIEKAKGMGVEV from the coding sequence ATGAGTAACGGACAAATACTTCAAGTTATGGGTCCAGTTGTTGACGTGAAATTCGAAAACGGCCAACTTCCGGAAATCTATAATGCTTTGAAGGTCCAAATCCAACGTCCGAACGAACAACCTGAAACGTTGACGCTTGAAGTTGCACTCCACCTTGGGGACGACTCGGTGCGTACGATTGCAATGTCATCCACTGATGGCCTTCAACGTGGCGCTGCAGTTACAGACACTGGCGCAGCTATTTCGGTTCCGGTCGGCGACGTGACACTTGGACGTGTATTCAACGTACTTGGAGAGATCATCGACCTTGGAGAGGAAGTTCCGGCATCCGAACGCCGCGACCCGATCCACCGTCTCGCTCCACAATTCGAAGACCTTTCAACGAATGTTGAAATCCTTGAAACAGGTATTAAAGTTGTCGACTTGCTTGCACCATACATCAAAGGTGGTAAAATCGGCCTCTTCGGTGGTGCTGGTGTAGGTAAGACTGTCCTTATCCAGGAATTGATCAACAACATCGCACAAGAACACGGCGGTATCTCCGTATTCGCCGGTGTTGGCGAGCGTACACGTGAAGGGAACGACTTGTTCTATGAAATGACGGATTCCGGCGTTATTACAAAAACGGCAATGGTATTCGGACAAATGAACGAGCCGCCTGGCGCACGTATGCGTGTTGCTTTGACTGGTTTGACAATGGCAGAATATTTCCGTGACGAACAAGGCGCGGACGTTCTTCTATTCATCGATAACATTTTCCGCTTTACACAAGCAGGTTCTGAAGTATCCGCACTTCTTGGACGTATGCCATCTGCAGTTGGTTACCAACCAACACTTGCAACTGAGATGGGTCAGCTTCAAGAGCGTATCACTTCAACTAACGTAGGTTCTGTTACTTCTATCCAAGCGATCTACGTACCAGCCGATGACTATACGGACCCGGCTCCGGCTACGACATTCGCTCACTTGGATGCAACAACGAACCTTGAGCGTAAACTATCAGAAATGGGTATCTACCCAGCGGTTGACCCACTTGCTTCCACTTCTCGCGCACTAAGCCCTGATATCGTTGGCGAAGAGCATTACGAAGTGGCTCGTCAAGTACAATCGACGCTGCAACGATACCGTGAACTTCAAGATATCATCGCGATCCTCGGTATGGACGAGCTTAGCGAAGACGACAAACTTGTCGTAGGACGCGCACGACGCATCCAGTTCTTCCTATCGCAAAACTTCCACGTTGCCGAGCAGTTCACAGGTCAAAAAGGTTCTTACGTGCCTGTAGCTGAAACAGTTCAAGGCTTCAAGGAAATCTTGGAAGGCCGCTATGACCACCTTCCGGAAGATGCATTCCGTCTCGTCGGACGCATCGAAGAAGTCATCGAAAAAGCAAAAGGTATGGGCGTGGAAGTATAA
- a CDS encoding F0F1 ATP synthase subunit epsilon, which produces MKTIKVNIVTPDGPVSETEADMVIAATESGEIGILPGHIAMVAPLQIGALRLKKDNSTVNVAVHGGFIEVRPDVVTVLAQQAELASDIDIDRAKRAAKRAEQALQAKADKLEAQLVELDLKRAITRINVYDMK; this is translated from the coding sequence ATGAAGACAATTAAAGTCAATATCGTCACTCCCGACGGACCTGTTAGTGAAACTGAAGCGGATATGGTGATCGCCGCCACGGAATCTGGTGAAATCGGGATCCTCCCCGGCCATATCGCAATGGTTGCACCACTCCAAATCGGTGCCCTTCGCCTGAAAAAAGACAACTCGACTGTAAATGTCGCCGTCCATGGCGGGTTCATCGAAGTTCGTCCGGATGTTGTCACCGTTTTAGCACAACAAGCTGAATTGGCTTCTGACATCGACATCGATCGCGCCAAACGCGCAGCGAAGCGTGCGGAACAAGCACTACAAGCAAAAGCGGATAAACTTGAAGCACAACTGGTGGAACTCGACCTCAAACGGGCCATCACCCGCATCAACGTTTATGATATGAAATAA
- a CDS encoding DUF1146 family protein, whose product MNDVFAHNPMLAIVSHIFFIGLSFYALQAIMPEKIIKKHHVFQAQLLFILLSFAIGSTVSNFFLDISYWSGRIPTLFN is encoded by the coding sequence ATGAACGACGTATTTGCACACAACCCGATGCTTGCCATCGTCTCGCATATTTTCTTCATCGGCCTGTCATTTTATGCACTGCAAGCGATCATGCCGGAGAAAATCATTAAAAAGCACCATGTTTTTCAAGCGCAATTGCTCTTTATTTTATTGAGTTTTGCGATCGGTTCAACCGTATCAAATTTCTTTTTGGACATATCCTATTGGTCAGGAAGGATTCCTACTTTATTTAATTGA
- the murA gene encoding UDP-N-acetylglucosamine 1-carboxyvinyltransferase — protein MDKIIINGGRVLHGNVRVEGAKNAVLPILAAALLASDGPNIIRDVPNLSDVSTINEVVKSLDAKVVYDPSRGQVIIDSTEKLASEAHFEYVRKMRASILVMGPLLARNGFARVALPGGCAIGSRPIDQHLKGFEAMGAEITFGHGHVEAKAENGLKGAKIYLDFPSVGATENIMTAAALAKGTTVIENAAKEPEIVDLANFINEMGGRVIGAGTDAIRIEGVEKLHGTIHHIIPDRIETGTFMVAAAITGGDVTIENAVPEHNAALISKLGEMGVKITELDEGLRIQAKHPLKAVDLKTMPHPGFPTDMQSQMMALMLTASGTGVLTETVFENRFMHVEEFRRMNASVKIEGRSVIISGPSDLQGAEVAATDLRAAAALILAGLVAEGVTRVTELDHLDRGYVDFHKKLKALGADIERVSTEETKKEAEKQLV, from the coding sequence GTGGACAAAATAATTATTAATGGTGGACGCGTTCTTCACGGAAATGTACGTGTGGAAGGCGCTAAAAATGCGGTGCTGCCTATCTTGGCTGCTGCATTGCTCGCGTCGGATGGTCCTAATATCATTCGCGACGTACCGAATCTGTCGGATGTCTCCACGATCAACGAAGTAGTCAAGAGCCTGGATGCGAAGGTCGTTTACGATCCATCCAGAGGGCAAGTAATTATTGATTCAACGGAAAAACTCGCTAGTGAAGCACATTTCGAATATGTACGTAAAATGCGTGCGTCAATTTTGGTTATGGGACCATTACTCGCGCGCAACGGTTTTGCACGTGTAGCTCTACCGGGAGGATGCGCTATCGGCTCACGTCCGATCGATCAGCATCTAAAAGGGTTCGAAGCGATGGGCGCTGAAATCACATTTGGACATGGACATGTTGAAGCGAAAGCGGAGAATGGTCTAAAAGGTGCCAAAATCTATTTGGACTTCCCAAGCGTTGGCGCTACTGAAAATATCATGACAGCTGCAGCCTTGGCAAAAGGGACGACAGTTATCGAAAACGCGGCGAAAGAGCCGGAAATTGTCGATTTAGCGAACTTCATCAATGAAATGGGCGGAAGAGTCATCGGTGCCGGAACGGATGCAATCCGTATTGAAGGTGTCGAGAAGCTTCACGGAACCATTCATCATATTATTCCAGACCGCATCGAAACAGGCACATTCATGGTCGCTGCGGCAATTACGGGCGGAGATGTGACGATCGAAAACGCAGTTCCTGAACATAACGCTGCACTCATTTCCAAACTTGGTGAAATGGGCGTTAAAATTACGGAATTGGACGAAGGCTTGCGCATCCAAGCGAAGCATCCGTTGAAAGCGGTCGACCTGAAAACAATGCCGCACCCTGGATTCCCGACAGACATGCAATCACAAATGATGGCACTTATGCTGACGGCATCCGGAACAGGAGTGCTCACGGAAACGGTATTTGAAAACCGCTTCATGCACGTCGAAGAATTCCGCCGCATGAACGCGAGCGTCAAAATTGAAGGACGCTCGGTCATCATCTCGGGTCCATCCGATCTGCAAGGGGCTGAAGTTGCGGCGACTGACTTGCGTGCAGCAGCTGCCCTCATCTTGGCAGGCCTTGTTGCGGAAGGCGTTACACGCGTAACGGAACTGGATCATCTGGATCGCGGCTATGTAGATTTCCATAAGAAATTGAAAGCGCTCGGTGCAGACATCGAACGCGTTTCAACGGAAGAAACGAAGAAAGAAGCAGAGAAGCAACTCGTATAA
- the spoIID gene encoding stage II sporulation protein D translates to MNEIRSFIIQSNMDKLLAVLFIVLLFFIPILMKTTVEPKNSVAKEDPCVITITVEGVDKPMPLEEYVLGVVAGEMPIGFHNEALRAQAIAARTYVLRTTDSGKKPIDATVSAQVYKTAAERKERWGKNFKENEKKLREIVATTEGDTIVYGDEMITAMFFSTSNGKTETAQNYSGNPIPYLQSVESPGEEVVEAKVERHIEMPIAKWNEALGSVWKADQFKSLQLVRNQTGRVQKAVSIGFEKSGREMRDALGLASTDFDIAYDVTNEIVLITTKGYGHGVGMSQYGAEAFAQKGWTAENILTYYYSGTIIKKFEVDESECLKTSTLANNSK, encoded by the coding sequence TTGAATGAAATACGGTCCTTCATCATACAATCGAATATGGACAAACTACTAGCCGTTTTATTCATCGTACTACTATTTTTTATTCCCATCCTCATGAAAACGACCGTCGAACCGAAGAACAGCGTGGCAAAGGAAGATCCGTGCGTAATCACTATCACTGTGGAAGGGGTGGACAAGCCTATGCCGCTTGAGGAGTATGTTTTGGGAGTCGTCGCCGGCGAAATGCCGATAGGCTTCCATAACGAAGCCTTAAGGGCACAAGCGATTGCGGCTCGGACATATGTACTGCGGACGACAGATAGCGGAAAAAAGCCGATCGATGCGACCGTCTCCGCACAAGTATATAAAACCGCAGCAGAACGGAAGGAACGCTGGGGAAAGAACTTCAAGGAAAACGAGAAGAAGCTACGGGAAATCGTCGCGACGACCGAAGGGGACACGATCGTATATGGTGATGAAATGATCACCGCCATGTTTTTTTCGACATCCAATGGGAAGACTGAGACTGCGCAAAACTACAGCGGCAACCCGATTCCATACTTGCAGAGCGTCGAAAGCCCGGGAGAGGAAGTCGTCGAAGCGAAAGTGGAACGGCACATCGAAATGCCGATAGCGAAGTGGAATGAAGCGCTCGGATCCGTTTGGAAAGCCGATCAGTTCAAAAGCCTCCAGCTCGTCCGCAATCAAACGGGACGCGTGCAAAAAGCAGTGTCAATCGGCTTCGAAAAGAGCGGCCGTGAAATGCGGGATGCACTCGGGCTCGCATCAACAGACTTTGATATCGCATACGACGTCACAAACGAAATCGTCCTCATCACGACGAAGGGATACGGGCATGGGGTCGGCATGAGCCAATACGGCGCCGAAGCCTTTGCCCAGAAAGGATGGACCGCTGAAAACATACTGACCTACTATTATTCCGGCACGATAATAAAAAAGTTTGAAGTAGACGAATCTGAATGTTTAAAAACGTCAACACTTGCAAACAATAGCAAGTGA
- a CDS encoding M23 family metallopeptidase: MREEKPKSPSQKNKSQKNRWFWPAIYAGIAIVFVGMIWGYNAFIQKGPNETADVATDPNAPPLVETNAANEVLKFPFKEDQLDDVAIIQEYYDAEANEESRENALLVFNQTYKTNTGITLSMDDQPFEVVAALSGTVKEVIIDQFQGSRITIDHANGMTTIYSSLTGILVKEGDEVTQGQSLGTATSNEWNTVAGTHLHFEVHKDGNPVNPRSLLGF; encoded by the coding sequence ATGCGAGAAGAAAAACCGAAATCCCCTTCTCAGAAGAATAAGAGTCAGAAGAATAGATGGTTCTGGCCGGCCATCTACGCGGGAATCGCGATCGTCTTCGTCGGCATGATTTGGGGCTACAATGCCTTCATCCAAAAGGGCCCGAACGAAACTGCCGACGTCGCAACAGATCCGAATGCACCGCCGCTCGTCGAAACAAATGCTGCAAACGAAGTACTCAAATTCCCGTTCAAAGAGGACCAACTCGATGACGTGGCGATTATACAAGAGTACTATGATGCAGAAGCCAATGAAGAGTCGCGAGAAAATGCACTCCTTGTCTTCAACCAAACGTACAAGACAAACACAGGTATTACGCTCTCGATGGATGACCAACCATTTGAAGTCGTCGCTGCCCTTAGCGGAACAGTGAAAGAAGTCATTATCGATCAATTCCAAGGCAGCAGAATCACAATCGACCACGCCAACGGAATGACAACTATTTACAGCTCCTTGACTGGCATCCTCGTCAAAGAAGGCGACGAAGTCACTCAAGGTCAATCTCTCGGAACTGCTACAAGCAACGAATGGAACACAGTAGCCGGTACACACCTGCACTTCGAAGTGCACAAGGACGGCAACCCAGTCAACCCGCGCTCATTACTAGGATTTTAA
- a CDS encoding nuclease-related domain-containing protein — protein sequence MLIKKRKKNLEIDGLIALDKRLRKGDENRIRIEERLYNLQAGFGGETQYDKYVTEFKPRYPHAILHDVTLCEDKIFFQMDSILITPAFIVISEVKNIADKIVVKSNPLQFIKEHSNGRRQPLKNPIVELERKIYLFENWLKKRKIEIPIKGIVAFAYNNELNIEETPSMDIMFTYEVAAHFRSLPVAKEILSKPEIHSLARKVVNSHQEYNPFPLIKRYDIQPAHILPGVICPKCNHLPMRWMQKKWICRPCGYTGKNDHESALKDWSMLIKRSITNREFRYFTQLENRNTAKKLLARSPIELQGIGRSSKYEIILEHFIQIEEKQETIH from the coding sequence GTGCTAATTAAGAAACGGAAAAAGAACTTGGAAATTGACGGTCTAATCGCTTTGGACAAACGATTACGTAAGGGGGATGAAAATAGGATAAGGATTGAGGAGCGACTTTATAACTTACAAGCCGGTTTTGGGGGCGAGACACAATATGATAAATATGTAACGGAATTTAAACCACGGTATCCTCATGCCATTTTACACGATGTCACACTCTGTGAGGACAAGATATTTTTTCAAATGGATTCAATATTGATTACACCTGCATTTATCGTCATATCTGAAGTGAAAAACATTGCAGACAAAATTGTAGTTAAATCAAATCCGCTACAGTTTATCAAAGAGCATTCCAATGGAAGACGCCAGCCCTTAAAAAATCCGATTGTAGAGTTGGAACGGAAAATATATCTTTTTGAAAACTGGTTAAAAAAACGGAAAATAGAAATCCCGATAAAGGGAATCGTCGCATTTGCATATAATAACGAATTGAATATAGAGGAAACTCCAAGTATGGACATCATGTTTACCTACGAAGTTGCCGCACATTTTAGATCATTGCCGGTTGCTAAAGAAATTTTGAGCAAGCCGGAAATCCACTCACTCGCAAGAAAAGTTGTGAATAGCCACCAAGAATACAACCCGTTTCCTTTAATTAAAAGATATGATATACAGCCAGCTCATATATTACCAGGCGTTATTTGTCCGAAATGCAATCATTTGCCGATGAGATGGATGCAAAAAAAGTGGATTTGCCGACCTTGTGGATATACAGGTAAAAATGATCATGAGAGTGCTTTGAAAGACTGGTCAATGTTAATCAAGAGAAGTATTACGAATAGAGAGTTTCGCTATTTCACCCAATTAGAAAATCGCAATACTGCTAAAAAGTTGTTGGCGCGATCACCTATTGAACTGCAAGGAATTGGTCGTTCTTCTAAATATGAAATCATCTTGGAACACTTTATCCAGATAGAAGAGAAACAGGAGACTATACATTAA
- a CDS encoding sporulation transcriptional regulator SpoIIID, translating to MHEQIRRRCVRLGKMLLDTGLTVRALAKSTGYSKSTVHKDLTERLPNVDVELSEEVAKVLAYHKSVRHLRGGEATRMKWMNENKKARNT from the coding sequence GTGCACGAGCAAATTCGGAGGCGATGCGTGCGCCTCGGCAAAATGTTGCTGGACACAGGACTTACCGTACGGGCGCTGGCGAAATCGACGGGCTATTCGAAAAGCACGGTCCATAAAGACTTGACGGAACGGCTGCCGAATGTGGATGTGGAGTTGTCTGAAGAAGTCGCCAAAGTACTTGCCTATCATAAGTCTGTCAGACATTTAAGAGGCGGTGAAGCAACAAGGATGAAATGGATGAATGAAAATAAGAAAGCCCGCAACACGTAA
- a CDS encoding rod shape-determining protein, giving the protein MFAKDIGIDLGTANVLIHVKGKGIVLDEPAVVAIDKHSNKVLAVGEEAFKMVGRTPGNIIAIRPMKDGVIADFDVTEMMLRHFINKLNVKGFLSKPRILVCCPTNITNVEQKAIQDAAEKSGGQKVYLEEEPKVAAIGAGMDIFQPSGNMVIDIGGGTTDVAVLSMGDIVTSESIKAAGDLFDNDIIQSIKKRYKLLIGERTAETIKIEIATVFPGGRKEQMDIRGRDMVSGLPRTITINSDEIREALSESVGMIVQSAKNVLEKTPPELSADIIDRGVFLTGGGALLHGIDTLLAEELKVPVFISDNPLSCVAIGTGILLDNIGKKGRY; this is encoded by the coding sequence ATGTTTGCAAAGGATATCGGAATCGACCTAGGGACTGCGAATGTGTTGATTCACGTAAAAGGGAAAGGCATCGTTCTTGACGAGCCTGCAGTCGTAGCGATCGACAAACATTCAAACAAAGTATTGGCGGTTGGTGAAGAAGCGTTTAAAATGGTAGGAAGGACACCTGGCAACATTATTGCCATCCGTCCGATGAAAGACGGCGTCATCGCCGATTTCGACGTGACGGAGATGATGCTGCGCCATTTTATCAATAAACTGAATGTCAAAGGATTCCTTTCGAAGCCGCGGATCCTCGTCTGCTGCCCGACGAACATTACGAATGTCGAGCAGAAAGCGATCCAGGATGCTGCGGAAAAATCCGGCGGCCAAAAAGTATATCTTGAAGAAGAACCGAAAGTCGCGGCAATCGGCGCTGGCATGGATATCTTCCAGCCGAGCGGCAATATGGTCATCGATATCGGCGGCGGAACTACAGATGTCGCAGTATTGTCAATGGGCGATATCGTCACATCCGAATCAATCAAGGCCGCTGGCGACTTGTTTGACAACGACATCATTCAATCGATAAAGAAAAGATATAAATTGCTCATTGGGGAGCGTACGGCGGAAACGATCAAGATCGAAATCGCGACCGTCTTTCCGGGCGGCCGGAAGGAACAGATGGACATTCGCGGCCGCGATATGGTAAGTGGACTCCCTCGCACCATTACAATCAACTCAGATGAAATACGTGAGGCGCTCAGCGAATCGGTCGGCATGATTGTCCAATCCGCGAAAAACGTACTGGAGAAAACACCGCCCGAGCTATCCGCGGACATTATCGACCGAGGCGTATTCCTTACAGGAGGCGGCGCCCTGTTGCACGGGATAGACACACTGCTCGCAGAGGAATTGAAAGTGCCGGTATTCATCTCGGATAATCCACTAAGCTGTGTGGCGATTGGGACGGGTATCCTCCTCGACAACATCGGCAAAAAAGGCCGTTACTAA